The following coding sequences are from one Humulus lupulus chromosome X, drHumLupu1.1, whole genome shotgun sequence window:
- the LOC133806821 gene encoding uncharacterized protein LOC133806821 yields the protein MDHRQRDATAALKAAIQLGRGQPAPASQPDQPPNVPPQQGPHSGHPQHHHTPPQPASPQRPEQPPATQQDIPFQDPEQQPPSRAGRDNSPQQSLWKNGVKSTQEFMDRANQYIKLEEAIANEGKSPADDQGPKEDPNKAANGSGKPNGNDKNNGKNGGKRVNHEPPTSENKRPKSNRYETRFTNYTTLVDSREKVYQATNAIVPFR from the exons ATGGACCACCGGCAGAGGGACGCCACTGCTGCTCTaaaggcagccattcagttgggcCGAGGACAGCCTGCGCCAGCTtcccaaccagatcagccacccaATGTACCACCACAACAAGGTCCACATTCAGGTCATCCACAACATCACCACACCCCGCCTCAACcagcaagccctcagaggccggagcaaccCCCTGCTactcaacaggatattccatttcaagatcctgagcaACAACCACCTTCTCGCGCTGGTCGAGACAATTCCCCGCAGCAAAg TTTGtggaagaatggggtaaagagcacccaagaatttaTGGACCGAGCAAACCAGTACATCAaactcgaagaggccattgccaacgaagggaaatcgcctgCAGATGACCAGGGCCCGAAAGAAGATCCCAACAAAGCCGCCAATGGATCTGGGAAACCCAATGGAaacgacaaaaataatgggaaaaacgGAGGAAAAAGGGTGAACCACGAGCCGCCAACATCTGAGAACAAGCgccctaaaagtaacagatacgagacaaggttcaccaattacacgaccCTAGTCGATAGCAGAGAAAAAGTGTACCAGGCCACTAACGCCATTGTTCCCTTCAGGTGA